A window of the Xylanivirga thermophila genome harbors these coding sequences:
- the holA gene encoding DNA polymerase III subunit delta encodes MGYREIFNDISNKKFNKLYLFCGEEEFVKEEALNRMIDTMLRPDFRDLNYGVMDGNDISIDDIINACETLPFMDEKRLLVVKDLPLFYAGKGQQSDMEKLKKYTADIPDTSCLVFYMRGDVDKRKAVYRAVKKMGKVISFDRLKDYEIETWVQGRLKKQRKSMSADDIRYFVYLVGTNLQDVDNELNKLISYADNDTVIKRPVIDKLVTRALDNTIFQLVDEIGKKSASGALVLLDELLYQGQSIFAILGMIVRQFRLISQAKGYSRQGYSKRIIAQKMGTPEFVADKCIQQARNFTLQELEQALKDCLELDYSIKSGNMLDRLGLELLIINMCITKKAS; translated from the coding sequence ATGGGGTATAGGGAAATATTTAATGATATAAGTAATAAAAAATTTAATAAACTCTATCTGTTTTGTGGTGAGGAAGAATTTGTTAAGGAAGAGGCCCTTAACAGGATGATAGATACTATGTTAAGACCTGATTTTAGGGATCTTAATTATGGTGTTATGGATGGAAATGATATTTCCATAGATGATATCATAAATGCATGTGAAACTCTACCTTTCATGGATGAAAAGAGGCTTTTGGTGGTAAAGGATTTACCCTTGTTTTATGCAGGAAAGGGACAGCAAAGCGATATGGAAAAACTAAAAAAATACACCGCAGATATACCGGACACTAGTTGTTTGGTGTTTTACATGAGAGGGGATGTGGACAAAAGAAAAGCGGTATATCGAGCTGTTAAAAAAATGGGCAAAGTGATATCATTTGATAGACTTAAGGATTATGAAATAGAAACATGGGTGCAAGGTAGATTAAAAAAGCAGAGAAAATCTATGTCGGCAGATGACATAAGATATTTTGTATATTTGGTGGGAACAAATCTACAGGATGTAGATAATGAGCTAAACAAGCTCATATCATATGCGGACAATGATACGGTTATTAAAAGACCGGTTATAGATAAATTAGTAACAAGGGCTCTAGATAATACTATATTCCAGCTAGTTGACGAAATCGGGAAAAAAAGCGCTAGTGGTGCCTTGGTGCTTTTGGATGAGTTATTGTATCAAGGACAATCCATATTTGCCATATTGGGTATGATAGTAAGACAGTTTAGGCTGATATCCCAAGCAAAGGGCTATAGTAGACAAGGTTATTCAAAAAGGATTATAGCTCAAAAAATGGGAACTCCAGAATTTGTAGCGGATAAATGTATACAGCAGGCTAGAAATTTTACTCTGCAAGAATTGGAGCAAGCTTTAAAAGATTGTCTTGAACTAGATTATAGTATAAAAAGTGGTAATATGCTGGATCGCCTTGGTCTTGAATTGCTTATTATAAATATGTGTATAACAAAAAAAGCTTCCTGA
- a CDS encoding BaiN/RdsA family NAD(P)/FAD-dependent oxidoreductase: protein MMAAATAAKRGLDVVLIEKNKRLGIKLSITGKGRCNITNYTDIQGLISNIPVNGKFLYSAFNTLSNDDVISFFDERGVKTKVERGNRVFPVSDKAKDVVSALTNELKRSGVQLVYDEVVEVVSKDGVIKGVMLKAGGYISCNSVVIATGGLSYPQTGSTGDGYRFAEKNGHKIVTPKPSLVPLETYESWPKDAQGLALKNVSISVLNKIGKKVYGDFGEMLFTHFGISGPIVLSASSYMRDTKGEGYTVLIDLKPALTSEQLDRRIQRDFEKYSRKIFSNGLDDLLPKKLIPVIIELSGVPSDKPINQITKAERLGLVELLKELKLNIKGYRPIKEAIITSGGVDVQEIDPRTMESKLVDGLFFAGEVIDVDGYTGGFNLQIAFSTGYLAGLYC, encoded by the coding sequence ATGATGGCTGCCGCCACTGCCGCCAAGCGTGGTTTAGATGTAGTATTGATAGAAAAAAATAAAAGACTAGGTATAAAACTTTCTATAACAGGTAAAGGCCGGTGTAATATTACCAACTATACAGATATTCAAGGACTTATCTCCAATATACCTGTAAATGGAAAGTTTTTGTACAGTGCATTTAATACATTATCCAATGATGATGTTATAAGTTTTTTTGATGAACGGGGTGTTAAAACCAAGGTGGAGAGAGGAAATAGAGTATTCCCCGTATCTGATAAGGCTAAGGATGTGGTATCAGCTTTAACAAATGAACTAAAGAGAAGCGGTGTGCAGTTGGTATATGACGAAGTTGTAGAGGTTGTATCTAAAGACGGAGTCATAAAAGGTGTCATGCTAAAGGCGGGAGGATATATATCTTGTAATAGTGTAGTAATAGCAACAGGCGGATTATCGTATCCCCAGACCGGGTCTACTGGTGATGGTTATAGATTTGCAGAGAAAAATGGACATAAGATAGTCACACCGAAACCTTCACTAGTGCCACTTGAAACCTACGAAAGCTGGCCAAAGGATGCCCAGGGGTTGGCGTTAAAAAATGTATCCATATCCGTTTTGAATAAAATAGGTAAAAAGGTATATGGGGATTTTGGAGAAATGCTGTTTACCCACTTTGGCATATCAGGACCAATAGTCCTATCTGCAAGTTCATACATGAGGGATACAAAGGGTGAGGGTTATACTGTTTTGATAGACTTAAAGCCTGCCTTAACCTCCGAGCAACTTGATAGGAGAATACAGCGGGATTTTGAAAAGTACTCCAGAAAGATATTTTCTAATGGTCTAGATGATCTTCTACCAAAAAAACTTATCCCAGTAATTATAGAATTATCTGGGGTACCTTCTGATAAGCCTATAAATCAGATAACAAAGGCGGAAAGATTGGGGTTAGTGGAACTGCTTAAGGAACTTAAGTTAAATATAAAGGGATATAGGCCTATAAAAGAGGCCATAATAACATCAGGTGGTGTAGATGTACAGGAGATAGATCCTCGTACAATGGAATCAAAACTCGTAGATGGGTTGTTTTTTGCAGGTGAGGTAATAGATGTAGACGGATATACAGGAGGATTTAACCTGCAGATAGCATTTTCTACCGGCTATTTAGCTGGACTGTATTGTTAA
- the rpsT gene encoding 30S ribosomal protein S20, translated as MPNIKSAKKRVTVAEHKTLRNKMIKTNLKTSIKSFENAVAQGDIQTAKALYPKVEKHIDMAASKGTIHKNNASRKKASLANKLNTIEKAQ; from the coding sequence TTGCCAAATATCAAATCAGCTAAAAAAAGAGTTACAGTTGCTGAACATAAAACACTCAGAAACAAAATGATAAAAACCAATTTAAAAACCAGTATTAAAAGCTTTGAAAATGCTGTGGCACAAGGAGATATTCAGACTGCAAAAGCGCTATACCCTAAGGTAGAAAAGCATATTGATATGGCCGCCTCCAAAGGGACTATACACAAAAACAATGCCAGCCGCAAAAAAGCAAGCTTAGCTAATAAATTAAATACTATTGAAAAGGCACAATAA